In Hyphomicrobium denitrificans 1NES1, one DNA window encodes the following:
- a CDS encoding SDR family oxidoreductase, with protein sequence MVRTLKGLVVAIPAALTATGSAVARLVAAEQGDLVLGAVKAAQLKSVEVSIQRDETAYAAQVDLERPKSVDEFFKIAIGQFGRLDAIVLETARGTTRSTLTEKSIAQGARRLLYCLDSALRYCTGDLHVINISPLADRYAVPVAAAFLGGKLATSKSTASSAPSLRMSVISPADGVGSDDGTLARTVLHVLRESRNPDVTETVLWRRPQQPERRSKLAATRPKIMVPL encoded by the coding sequence ATGGTTCGAACCCTAAAAGGGCTGGTTGTTGCAATACCGGCGGCGTTAACGGCGACGGGATCCGCCGTCGCGAGATTGGTTGCTGCAGAGCAGGGTGATTTGGTTCTGGGAGCTGTGAAGGCGGCCCAGCTCAAGTCGGTCGAGGTGTCGATCCAGCGAGACGAGACTGCTTATGCGGCCCAGGTCGATCTCGAACGTCCGAAATCGGTCGATGAATTTTTCAAGATCGCGATCGGACAGTTCGGACGTCTCGATGCGATCGTTCTGGAGACGGCAAGAGGTACAACGCGATCGACGCTGACCGAGAAGTCCATCGCTCAGGGTGCGCGACGACTGCTCTACTGTCTTGACTCGGCTCTTCGCTATTGCACAGGCGATCTCCACGTCATCAACATCTCGCCGCTGGCGGATCGATACGCCGTTCCTGTCGCAGCCGCCTTTCTTGGCGGTAAGCTTGCCACCAGTAAGTCGACTGCTTCATCGGCGCCATCTTTGCGCATGTCGGTCATCTCGCCGGCCGACGGCGTGGGCTCGGATGACGGAACATTGGCGCGGACTGTTCTCCACGTTCTGCGCGAGTCGCGAAATCCGGACGTGACCGAAACGGTATTATGGCGACGCCCTCAGCAACCGGAGCGTCGATCAAAATTAGCTGCAACCCGGCCTAAGATCATGGTGCCGCTGTGA